In uncultured Bacteroides sp., the following proteins share a genomic window:
- a CDS encoding nitroreductase family protein — MLESIRNRRTIRKYQQRDISDSLLNEMLELSFKASTVGNMQVYSVVVTRDHEMKLKLSPAHFNQPMVKNAPVLLTFCADFNRFTKWCEFRKALPSYNNFQSFMSAAIDTLLVAQTFCTIAEEKGLGICYLGTTTYNPDMIINALELPKLVFPVTTIALGYPDEMPNQIDRLPIEGLIHNEYYHDYTSSDIDKIYTYKESLVENLGFVKENNKETLAQVFTDVRYTKDINEATSESLFRAIRRQGFLD, encoded by the coding sequence ATGCTAGAATCTATAAGGAATAGAAGAACAATAAGGAAGTATCAGCAGAGAGATATTTCTGATTCATTGTTAAATGAAATGCTTGAATTATCTTTTAAGGCTTCTACTGTTGGTAATATGCAAGTTTACAGTGTTGTGGTGACTCGAGATCATGAAATGAAGCTTAAATTGTCTCCTGCGCATTTTAATCAACCCATGGTGAAAAATGCTCCTGTGTTGCTTACTTTTTGCGCAGATTTTAATCGTTTTACTAAATGGTGTGAATTTAGGAAAGCGCTTCCTTCGTATAATAATTTTCAATCATTTATGAGTGCTGCGATAGATACTTTATTGGTTGCGCAAACTTTTTGTACAATAGCAGAAGAGAAAGGATTGGGAATTTGTTATCTTGGTACTACAACTTATAATCCAGATATGATTATTAATGCATTGGAACTTCCGAAACTCGTTTTTCCTGTTACAACAATAGCTTTGGGTTATCCTGATGAGATGCCGAATCAAATAGATCGTTTGCCTATTGAGGGACTGATTCATAATGAATATTATCATGATTATACTTCTTCTGATATAGATAAAATCTATACTTATAAAGAATCATTAGTTGAAAATCTAGGTTTTGTGAAAGAAAATAATAAAGAAACTTTAGCACAGGTATTTACTGATGTGCGTTATACTAAAGATATCAACGAGGCAACTTCAGAAAGTTTGTTTCGGGCTATTCGCCGTCAAGGTTTTCTAGATTGA
- the dnaA gene encoding chromosomal replication initiator protein DnaA: protein MIEKNHVGLWNRCLQVIRDNVPETTYNTWFVPIVPLKYEDKTLTVQVPSQFFYEFIEDKFVDLLRATLYKVIGEGTKLMYNVMVDKSSKTTVNLEATNRSTAIPQKNTIRNGNKAPNILQAPAPQDLDPQLNPDYNFESFIEGYSNKLSRSVAEAVAQNPAKTIFNPLFIHGASGVGKTHLANAIGTKIKELYPEKRVLYVSAHLFQVQYTDSVRNNTTNDFINFYQTIDVLIIDDIQEFAGVTKTQNTFFHIFNHLHQNNKQLILTSDRAPVLLQGVEERLLTRFKWGMVAELERPSVELRKDILRNKIHRDGLQFPQEVINYIAENVNESVRDLEGIVISIMAHSTIYNKEIDLDLAQRIVKKVVRNETKAITVDDIINIVCKHFELTPAMIHTKSRKREVVQVRQVAMYLAKKHTDYSSSKIGQLIGHKDHATVLHACKIVKDQCQVDKSFHSEVENIERSLKKKA from the coding sequence ATGATTGAAAAGAATCATGTCGGATTGTGGAACCGCTGTCTTCAAGTTATACGAGACAATGTTCCGGAAACGACTTATAATACTTGGTTTGTACCTATTGTTCCCTTAAAATATGAGGACAAAACATTAACAGTACAAGTTCCTAGTCAATTCTTTTATGAATTTATAGAAGATAAATTTGTAGATCTGCTTCGTGCTACCTTATACAAAGTTATAGGTGAAGGTACAAAGTTGATGTATAATGTCATGGTTGATAAGAGTTCAAAAACAACGGTTAACCTAGAAGCAACAAACCGCTCAACTGCTATTCCTCAAAAAAATACTATTCGTAACGGGAATAAAGCTCCTAACATATTACAAGCGCCAGCTCCTCAAGATCTAGATCCACAACTTAATCCTGACTATAATTTCGAAAGCTTTATCGAGGGATACAGCAACAAATTATCTAGAAGCGTAGCAGAAGCAGTAGCCCAAAACCCAGCCAAAACGATCTTTAACCCTCTATTTATTCATGGAGCATCAGGGGTAGGCAAAACTCATTTAGCAAATGCTATTGGAACAAAGATAAAAGAGCTTTATCCCGAAAAAAGAGTTCTATACGTATCTGCACATTTGTTTCAAGTACAATACACTGATTCTGTACGCAACAATACCACCAATGATTTCATTAACTTCTATCAAACTATTGATGTCCTTATCATTGATGATATACAAGAATTCGCAGGAGTAACTAAAACCCAAAACACATTCTTTCATATATTCAACCATTTACACCAGAACAACAAACAGCTTATTCTTACATCAGATCGTGCCCCTGTTTTATTGCAAGGAGTGGAGGAGAGGCTGCTTACACGCTTTAAATGGGGAATGGTTGCTGAATTGGAAAGGCCTTCTGTTGAACTACGAAAAGATATACTAAGGAATAAAATTCATCGAGATGGTTTGCAATTTCCACAAGAAGTTATCAATTACATTGCCGAAAATGTGAATGAAAGCGTACGCGACTTAGAAGGAATTGTTATTTCAATCATGGCCCATTCTACTATATACAATAAAGAGATTGACCTTGATTTGGCTCAAAGAATTGTTAAAAAGGTTGTTCGTAATGAAACCAAAGCAATTACAGTGGACGATATTATTAATATTGTATGCAAGCATTTTGAACTGACTCCTGCAATGATCCATACCAAATCGAGAAAAAGAGAAGTGGTACAGGTACGCCAAGTTGCGATGTATTTGGCAAAAAAGCATACCGATTATTCATCCTCCAAAATAGGGCAATTAATAGGACATAAAGACCATGCAACAGTTCTGCACGCTTGTAAAATAGTAAAAGATCAATGCCAGGTTGATAAAAGTTTTCACTCTGAAGTTGAAAATATAGAAAGATCTTTAAAGAAAAAAGCATAA